In Gallus gallus isolate bGalGal1 chromosome 6, bGalGal1.mat.broiler.GRCg7b, whole genome shotgun sequence, a single genomic region encodes these proteins:
- the LOC112532614 gene encoding uncharacterized protein LOC112532614 has protein sequence MGDGAAVSPFAVRTSPNRSPPGSPGCAEPIRRRRRRPAAVAFSEAAAAPTPESSHSPGVLSAPLTLGISFSGCFSSSGSPRLSEGCSRASHRPKQAARGSGKTDRSGGGVSFRGRERERIELHLGMTEEPAERLCVRLKRQGEGCSGELCREGWLEQVCGFPSSGMKEVREGDPQARPLGGGLWRSLCRFRPEAGCWWCERGAPVEQGWKVRGRSCPGGMELMERGPLMLE, from the exons ATGGGAGACGGA GCTGCTGTGAGCCCTTTTGCGGTAAGGACCAGCCCAAACAG GTCGCCGCCGGGCTCCCCCGGCTGTGCGGAGCCGAtacggcgccgccgccgccgcccggctgCCGTCGCGTTTTCGGAGGCGGCTGCCGCTCCGACCCCCGAGTCCTCGCACAGCCCCGGGGTGCTCTCCGCCCCCCTCACCCTCGGGATTTCTTTTAGCGGGTGCTTCAGTTCTTCAGGCTCTCCTCG GCTGAGCGAGGGCTGTAGCAGAGCCTCTCATCGTCCGAAGCAGGCAGCTCGTGGAAGCG GAAAGACAGACCGGTCAGGCGGTGGAGTCTCTTTTCGAGGGAGAGAACGGGAACGTATCGAGCTCCACCTAGGGATGACTGAAGAACCAGCGGAGCGTTTGTGCGTGAGGCTGAAGAGGCAG GGCGAGGGCTGCAGCGGAGAGCTTTGCCGAGAGGGTTGGCTGGAGCAGGTGTGTGGTTTCCCCAGCAGTGGGATGAAGGAGGTGAGAGAGGGGGACCCCCAGGCGCGCCCCCTTGGAGGTGGTTTGTGGAGGTCTCTGTGCAGGTTCAGGCCGGAGGCAGGATGCTGGTGGTGTGAGCGGGGTGCCCCTGTGGAGCAAG GGTGGAAGGTGCGTGGCAGGTCCTGTCCTGGAGGAATGGAGTTGATGGAGCGTGGCCCTTTGATGCTGGAGTGA